The Pelagibacterium halotolerans B2 nucleotide sequence GCGCTGGAACAGCTTTCCGACATGATCGGGTTCCGGGTGATCGTCGATACCATCGATGCGTGCTACCGCACGCTCGGCGTCATCCACACGAGCTGGAAAGTGGTGCCGGGCCGGTTCAAGGACTATATCTCGGTCCCCAAGGCCAATGATTACCGCTCGATCCACACGACAATCGTCGGTCCCGGCCGCCAGCGTGTCGAACTGCAGATCCGCACCCAGGAAATGCACGCCATCGCCGAATTCGGCATCGCGGCGCACCAGCTTTATAAGGAAGCCATTTCCGGCGACATGCATAGGCTCGAAGAGGAGAGCCAGGCGTACAACTGGCTGCGCTCGACAATCGCCCGGCTGACCGAAGGCGATAACCCCGAGGAATTCGTCGAGCACACAAAGCTCGAACTGTTCCAGGATCAGGTGTTCTGCTTCACCCCGCGCGGGCGTCTGATCGCGCTGCCGCGTGGCGCGACGCCCATCGATTTCGCCTATGCCGTCCACACCGATGTCGGCGATACCTGCGTGGGATGCAAGATCAACGGCACGGTCATGCCGCTCATCACCCAGCTTCATTCGGGCGATGAAGTCGAAATCCTGCGCGATCCGGCCCATACCCCGCCACCCAATTGGGAAAACATCGCCATGACCGGCAAGGCGCGCTCCGCGGTTCGCCGCGCCGTGCGCCAGGGCGCCTTTGCGCGGGCGATCGCCCTGGGCGAGCAGGTCCTGATGGCGGTAATCGAGCGCGAAGCGCTCGAACTCAACGAGGACGAGATCGTTGCCCTGGCCAATCGCTTCTCGATGGCCGACCGCAATTCCATGCTCGCGGCCATAGGCGAGGGCCGGATTTCCGCCGAGGACCTGGCGCGCGAAACCACCTCCCTGAAGGGCAAGCGCCGGCGCAAGGGCAGGCTGGTGCTGCCCGTTGCCAACGATGCCGAGGGCTGGTTCGCGCTACGCAACGCGCAATATTTCAAGTTCCGCATGCCCGGCGGCCAGCACACCGCCATCAAGAAATTCGCCACCATGGTCGGGTTCGATTTCAACATGCCGGTCGATATATCGCGCGAAGGCGTGGTGCCCGGAGACCGCATCATCGGCATCTTCCATCAATCGGGGCACATGGAAGTCTATCCCATGGAATCCGAGGCGCTTGCCGGTTTTCACGACAAGGATGTGGGCTGGATCGATGTGCGCTGGGACATGGCCGGCAAGCCCGAGACCCGGTTCAAGGTCGTCGTCTCCATGTATTCCCAGAACCGGCCCGGTTCGCTCGCCCAGATCACCGGGGCGATTGCCGCGTGCGATGCCAATATCTCCAACCTGGCCATGCGCGCCCTTGCCGCCGATTCCCATGAGCTAATCTTCGAGCTCGAAGTGCACGACCTGACACAGTTGACAGATGTGCTGGCAACGCTCAAACGCACACCGGGCCTGTCGCGGGTCCAGCGCGCCACCATGGTCCAGGCCAACGCCATTTCGGGCATGGAAGGCGCGCTCGAGGCAGGAACGCAAGAGACAATGGAGACCGAACCCCAATGACCCAGGACGAAGTCCTCGATATTTTCCGCTCCTGCGATGCGTTGCTCGAAGGCCATTTCATTCTGTCCTCGGGCCTGCGCTCGCCGGTGTTCCTGCAGAAGAACCGCGTGTTCATGTTCGCCGACAAGGCCGAAAAGCTCTGCAAGGCGTTGGCCGAAAAGATCCGGGCCGAAGGATATGGCGACGTCTCCCAGATCGTCTCGCCCGCCGTGGGCGGCATCATTCCGGGCTATGAAACCTCGCGCCATCTGGGCGTGCCGGCCATTTTCACCGAGCGGGTCAACGGCGTGTTCGAACTGCGCCGCAGCTTTTCGGTCGAGCCGGGCGAGAAGGTGATCATCGTCGAGGATATCGTTTCCACGGGCCTGTCGATCCGCGAATGCATCGAGGCGATCAAGGCGTTGGGCGCCGACGTGATCGCTGCGGCCTGCATCGTTGACCGCTCTGCGGGCGAGGCCGATGTGGGCGTACCGCTGGTGTCTTTGACCCAGTACAAGGTGCCCGCCTACGCGCCCGACAACCTGCCGCCCGAATTGGCTGCCATGCCGGCAATAAAGCCGGGAAGTCGCGGTCTGCAATGATCATCGGTCTGGGCAACGACATCTGCGAGATCGCCCACCTCGAGCGCACGCTCGAGCGCTTCGGCGAGCGGTTCACGCAGCGTTGCTTTACCGAGATCGAGCGGGCCAAATCCGACAGGCGGCGCCTGCGTGCCGCGTCCTACGCCAAGCGGTTCGCCGCCAAGGAAGCCTGCGCCAAGGCGCTGGGCACCGGGCTTTCACGGGGGGTCTATTGGCGCGATATGGGCGTGGTCAACCTGCCCAGCGGCAAGCCCACGATGAAGCTGACGGGCGGCGCGGCAGCGATGCTCGCCCGTCTTGTGCCCGAGGGGCATGAGCCCCATATTCACGTCTCGATCACCGACGACAACGGCATGGCGCAGGCCTTCGTCATCATCGAGGCCCTGCCTGTTGACCCGGCCCGGCCGCTCCCGTAACAAACCTGCGAGATTTCCAACCCATGAGCACCCCTATGTCGGACGCCGCCAAGAAGAAAACCGGCAAGGGCGAACTGCGCGAAACCATCGTCATCATCGTTCAGGCGCTGCTGATTGCTCTGGTGTTCCGTACCTTCGCCTTCGAGCCGTTTTCCATCCCCACTGCGTCGATGCAGTCCAATCTGATGATTGGCGACTACATATTGGCGTCCAAATACAGCTATGGCTATTCGCGCTATTCGCTGCCCTATTCGGAAGTGCCCTGGAACGGGCGCATCCTGGGCAACGCCCCCCAGCGCGGCGACATCGCCGTCATCCGCCCGGTGCCCCAGAGCGAAAACTACGTCAAGCGCGTCATCGGCCTGCCGGGCGACCAGATCCAGATGATCGACGGGCGCCTGACCATCAATGGCGAAACCGTCGAGCGCGAGCAGGTTGGCGATACGGTCGATCGCGACAGCACCGGCGTCGATATTCCGGTCATCGAATACCGCGAGACCCTGCCCAATGGCGTGAGCTACATCACCCAGGAAATTTCCGACAACGCCCAGTTCGACAATACCGGCGTCTATACGGTTCCGCCCGGTCATTATTTCATGATGGGTGACAATCGCGACCGCTCGCTCGATTCGCGCTCGCTTTCGGCGGTCGGCTATGTGCCGTTCGAGAATTTCGTCGGCAAGGCCCAGTGGCGCTTCTTCTCGATTAACGACAACATTCCGCCCTGGCAGATCTGGCGCTGGCCGGGCAATGTCCGGTTCGACCGGATGT carries:
- a CDS encoding RelA/SpoT family protein; protein product: MMRQYELVERVLAYNPNADEALLNKAYVYGMQKHGSQTRASGDPYFAHPLEVAAILTDLKLDDATIAVALLHDTIEDTDATRAEIDEMFGTEIGQIVDGLTKIERLNLVSREEAQAENLRKLLLAISQDVRVLLVKLADRLHNMRTLEFMPMHKRGRIAQETMDIYAPLAGRMGMQDMRNELEDLAFKSLYPEHYNAITSRLSQMEISSREIIAEIRSELEEHLAGQGIKAKVSWRLKSAWSIYSKIERKAIALEQLSDMIGFRVIVDTIDACYRTLGVIHTSWKVVPGRFKDYISVPKANDYRSIHTTIVGPGRQRVELQIRTQEMHAIAEFGIAAHQLYKEAISGDMHRLEEESQAYNWLRSTIARLTEGDNPEEFVEHTKLELFQDQVFCFTPRGRLIALPRGATPIDFAYAVHTDVGDTCVGCKINGTVMPLITQLHSGDEVEILRDPAHTPPPNWENIAMTGKARSAVRRAVRQGAFARAIALGEQVLMAVIEREALELNEDEIVALANRFSMADRNSMLAAIGEGRISAEDLARETTSLKGKRRRKGRLVLPVANDAEGWFALRNAQYFKFRMPGGQHTAIKKFATMVGFDFNMPVDISREGVVPGDRIIGIFHQSGHMEVYPMESEALAGFHDKDVGWIDVRWDMAGKPETRFKVVVSMYSQNRPGSLAQITGAIAACDANISNLAMRALAADSHELIFELEVHDLTQLTDVLATLKRTPGLSRVQRATMVQANAISGMEGALEAGTQETMETEPQ
- the pyrE gene encoding orotate phosphoribosyltransferase translates to MTQDEVLDIFRSCDALLEGHFILSSGLRSPVFLQKNRVFMFADKAEKLCKALAEKIRAEGYGDVSQIVSPAVGGIIPGYETSRHLGVPAIFTERVNGVFELRRSFSVEPGEKVIIVEDIVSTGLSIRECIEAIKALGADVIAAACIVDRSAGEADVGVPLVSLTQYKVPAYAPDNLPPELAAMPAIKPGSRGLQ
- the lepB gene encoding signal peptidase I, translated to MSDAAKKKTGKGELRETIVIIVQALLIALVFRTFAFEPFSIPTASMQSNLMIGDYILASKYSYGYSRYSLPYSEVPWNGRILGNAPQRGDIAVIRPVPQSENYVKRVIGLPGDQIQMIDGRLTINGETVEREQVGDTVDRDSTGVDIPVIEYRETLPNGVSYITQEISDNAQFDNTGVYTVPPGHYFMMGDNRDRSLDSRSLSAVGYVPFENFVGKAQWRFFSINDNIPPWQIWRWPGNVRFDRMFTSVYQ
- the acpS gene encoding holo-ACP synthase; protein product: MIIGLGNDICEIAHLERTLERFGERFTQRCFTEIERAKSDRRRLRAASYAKRFAAKEACAKALGTGLSRGVYWRDMGVVNLPSGKPTMKLTGGAAAMLARLVPEGHEPHIHVSITDDNGMAQAFVIIEALPVDPARPLP